Proteins from a single region of bacterium:
- a CDS encoding vitamin B12-dependent ribonucleotide reductase: MSKGEAVGDGDRQQAHKGGKADETETGQAVLGSVGAEGQRKGRRTPKGVQIPRFFSKEGIHPFEEVTWEQRTATIGNERGEVIFEQKDVEIPADWSQLATNVVVSKYFRGHLDTAGRERSVKQLIGRVVDRIHDWGTEGGYFRTPADGERFKDELSHLLVHQKMAFNSPVWFNLGVEDTPQQASACFINSVQDTMESIMDLAKTEAMLFKGGSGTGSNVSSIRSSREILAGGGTASGPVSFMRGLDSFAGVIKSGGKTRRAAKMVILNVDHPDIRDFIHCKADEEKKAWSLIDAGYDGGFNVPGGAYDSVFFQNANHSVRVSDDFMRAAQDDRPWQTRAVTNGEVVETIPAKELLDEISEAAHICGDPGMQYDTNINRWNPVKASGRINSSNPCSEYMFLDDTACNLASLNLMQFQTEAGEFDVAAFQRAASLTILAQEILVDFASYPTPAIGRNSHRYRPLGLGYANLGALLMAQGLAYDSEEGRRLASAITSLMCGEAYRTSAEVAEAMGPFPRYAKNKKPFLEVIGMHRDAAEAVPAGGVQADLWQAQRAVWDEALQLGRKHGYKNAQVTVLAPTGTIAFMMDCDTTGVEPDIALVKYKKLVGGGMLKIVNGTVPMALQHLGYDEAEIAEIVAYIDEKETIEGAPHLKDEHLSVFDCAFRPMNGLRSIDWMGHIRMMGAVQPFLSGAISKTVNLPPEATVDDLRQAYVEGWKLGLKALAVYRDGSKRTQPLNAGKDEETGKVVDLAERRAVRVKLPDERQSVTHKFSIAGHEGYITVGSYDDGKPGELFLKMAKEGSTVSGLMDTIGIMTSVALQYGVPMKALVDKFSHTRFEPSGFTNNPEIPMAKSITDYVFRYLGNRFLSEEAVVPDEQESDAEASGLAPAPRAVVAGGSGGGAADGQATFVNQADAPACTECGSITVRNGACYKCPNCGASNGCS, encoded by the coding sequence ATGAGCAAGGGGGAAGCAGTGGGCGACGGCGATCGGCAGCAAGCGCACAAAGGCGGCAAGGCAGACGAAACCGAAACCGGGCAGGCTGTGCTCGGCAGCGTCGGAGCCGAAGGTCAACGCAAAGGTCGACGCACGCCGAAGGGTGTCCAGATCCCCCGTTTCTTCTCCAAGGAGGGGATTCATCCCTTCGAGGAGGTCACCTGGGAGCAGCGCACTGCCACCATCGGCAACGAGCGCGGCGAAGTGATCTTCGAGCAGAAGGACGTCGAGATCCCCGCCGATTGGTCCCAGCTCGCCACGAACGTCGTCGTCTCCAAGTACTTCCGTGGCCATCTCGATACCGCCGGCCGCGAGCGCAGTGTGAAACAGCTGATTGGCCGCGTGGTCGATCGCATCCATGATTGGGGAACCGAGGGCGGCTACTTCCGCACGCCCGCAGACGGCGAGCGCTTCAAGGACGAACTCAGCCATCTGCTGGTCCACCAGAAGATGGCCTTCAACAGCCCGGTCTGGTTCAACCTGGGCGTGGAAGACACACCCCAGCAAGCCAGTGCCTGCTTCATCAACTCGGTCCAGGACACCATGGAATCGATCATGGATCTGGCCAAGACCGAGGCCATGCTCTTCAAGGGCGGTTCGGGCACCGGCTCGAATGTGTCCTCCATCCGTTCCTCCAGGGAGATTCTCGCAGGCGGCGGCACGGCCTCGGGGCCGGTCTCCTTCATGCGCGGTCTCGATTCGTTCGCCGGCGTGATCAAATCCGGTGGCAAGACCCGGCGTGCAGCCAAGATGGTCATCTTGAACGTGGACCATCCGGACATCCGCGATTTCATCCACTGCAAGGCGGACGAAGAGAAGAAGGCCTGGTCGCTGATCGACGCCGGTTACGACGGCGGCTTCAACGTCCCGGGCGGTGCCTACGATTCCGTCTTCTTCCAGAATGCCAACCACTCGGTGCGGGTCAGCGACGATTTCATGCGTGCGGCCCAGGACGACCGGCCCTGGCAGACCCGGGCCGTGACGAATGGCGAGGTGGTCGAGACGATCCCCGCCAAGGAGCTGCTCGACGAGATCTCCGAGGCGGCCCATATCTGTGGCGATCCCGGCATGCAGTACGACACCAACATCAACCGTTGGAATCCGGTCAAGGCTTCCGGGCGCATCAACTCGAGCAACCCGTGCTCCGAGTACATGTTCCTCGACGACACGGCCTGCAACCTGGCCAGCCTGAACCTGATGCAGTTCCAGACGGAGGCGGGTGAGTTCGATGTCGCCGCGTTCCAGCGTGCGGCGTCCCTGACGATCCTGGCCCAGGAGATCCTGGTCGATTTCGCCTCCTATCCGACCCCGGCGATCGGCAGGAACAGCCATCGCTATCGCCCGCTCGGTCTGGGCTACGCGAACCTGGGCGCGCTGCTGATGGCCCAGGGCCTGGCGTACGACAGCGAAGAGGGGCGCCGCCTCGCTTCCGCCATCACTTCGCTGATGTGTGGTGAGGCCTACCGGACCAGTGCCGAAGTGGCCGAGGCGATGGGTCCGTTCCCGCGCTACGCCAAGAACAAGAAACCCTTCCTCGAAGTGATCGGGATGCATCGGGATGCCGCGGAGGCGGTTCCGGCCGGCGGCGTCCAGGCAGATCTCTGGCAGGCGCAGCGTGCGGTCTGGGACGAGGCGCTCCAACTCGGTCGCAAGCATGGCTACAAGAACGCCCAGGTCACGGTCCTGGCACCGACGGGCACGATTGCCTTCATGATGGATTGCGATACGACCGGCGTCGAGCCGGATATCGCGCTGGTGAAGTACAAGAAGCTCGTCGGCGGCGGCATGCTCAAGATCGTGAACGGCACGGTTCCGATGGCGCTCCAGCACCTGGGCTACGACGAAGCCGAGATCGCCGAGATCGTCGCCTACATCGATGAGAAGGAGACGATCGAAGGCGCACCGCACCTGAAGGACGAGCACCTTTCGGTCTTCGATTGCGCATTCCGTCCGATGAACGGCCTGCGTTCGATCGATTGGATGGGACACATCCGGATGATGGGCGCGGTCCAACCGTTCCTTTCCGGTGCCATCAGCAAGACCGTGAATCTGCCCCCCGAGGCCACGGTGGATGATCTTCGCCAGGCCTATGTGGAGGGGTGGAAGCTCGGCCTCAAGGCCCTCGCCGTCTACCGGGATGGCAGCAAGCGAACGCAGCCGCTGAATGCGGGCAAGGATGAGGAAACCGGCAAGGTCGTCGATCTTGCCGAGCGCCGGGCCGTGCGCGTGAAGCTGCCGGACGAACGCCAGAGTGTGACCCACAAGTTCTCGATCGCGGGTCACGAGGGCTACATCACCGTCGGCAGCTACGACGACGGCAAGCCCGGAGAGCTCTTCCTCAAGATGGCGAAAGAGGGCAGCACGGTTTCGGGCCTGATGGATACGATCGGCATCATGACCTCGGTGGCGCTCCAGTACGGCGTTCCGATGAAGGCTCTGGTCGACAAGTTCAGTCATACCCGCTTCGAGCCCTCCGGATTCACCAACAACCCGGAAATCCCGATGGCGAAGTCGATCACCGACTACGTCTTCCGCTACCTCGGCAATCGCTTCCTTTCCGAAGAAGCAGTGGTTCCCGACGAGCAGGAGAGCGATGCGGAAGCGTCGGGCCTGGCGCCGGCGCCCCGGGCGGTCGTCGCGGGAGGTTCAGGCGGTGGCGCGGCCGATGGCCAGGCCACCTTCGTCAACCAGGCCGATGCGCCGGCTTGTACCGAGTGCGGCAGCATTACGGTGCGCAACGGCGCGTGCTACAAATGCCCGAACTGCGGAGCCTCGAACGGCTGCAGCTGA